The following is a genomic window from Prevotella sp. E13-17.
CGTTTGTTATTATGTCTTTACCTCGTTATTATGTCTTAAATTCCGCGGATGATGCTCCAGTATCTCGCGGCGAAGACTTTGTGTAGAGATGTGTGTATAGATCTCGGTGGTGCCTATGGACTCGTGGCCCAATAAGGCCTGTATCACCCTCAGGTCGGCGCCCCCTTCAAGCATGGCGGTGGCAAACGAGTGGCGCAACGTGTGGGGCGAGATGGTCTTATGGATGCCTGCTATGGCAGCTTGATCCTTTAGCATGATGAGTATCATGGTGCGTGTGAGGTGAGCGCCACGACGGTTCAGGAACACATAGTCCTCCTCGCCGGGCTTGATGTTCAGCGAGTTGCGCCAAGGCAGGTAATCCTCAATCTCATGAAGCGCTCGCTCAGAGATGGGCACCAACCGCTCCTTAGACCCTTTGCCCATGATGCGCAGGTAACGCTCGTCCTCGTAGAGGTCGGACCACCGCAGGTTGACTAGTTCGGAGACGCGCAGTCCACATGAGAACAGCACCTCGATGATGGCGCGGTTGCGATGACCTTCAGGCTTGGAAAGGTCGATGGAATCTTCTAAAAGGTCCACCTCGCCCGGTGTCAGAAACTCGGGCAGATGTTCTCCCAGAACGGGCGACTCGAGCAATTCGGTGGGGTCGCTGTCCAGATAGCCGTCGAGCACCAGAAAGCGATAGAAAGCCCTGACGCCACTCAAGATGCGGCATTGCGAACGAGGCCCAATGCCGATGTCATGCAACTGTGCGGCAAAGGCCTGCAGATGAGGCAGCTGCACATCGACCACACTGATGCCCTCGCCCTGCAGATAGCCCAGCAGCTTCTGCAGGTCGCGGCGATACGCATCGAGCGTGTTAGGCGACACGCTGCGTTGCAGTTTCAGATAGCGTTGATAGTCAATCACTATCTTTTTGGTCATCTCATCCACTTTCATCGCAGCAAAGTTACACTTTTTTCAAGAAAATCATCCTCTTTTCAATTATTTTATTTACCTTTGCAACCATAGGCTGCTGTGCTCAGTTGTGCATGGCTGTATTGTCAGCACTATAGCATTCGCGTGATGGTGGCCTTGTCGAGACAAACCAGAAGAAAATGAAAATCCAGATTATCAATGGCCCCAACCTCAATTTGTTGGGGAAACGAGAGCCAGGCATCTATGGTCAACAGTCGTTTGAGGACTATCTGAAAGAGTTGCGCACACAGTATCCCGATGTGCAGATAGACTACTATCAGAGCAACATCGAGGGTGAGCTGATCAACAAGATGCAGGAGGTGGGCTTCACATACGACGGCATCGTGCTGAATGCTGGTGCCTATACACACACCAGCATTGCGCTGCAAGACTGTATCCGCTCGCTGAAGAGCCCCGTCATCGAGGTGCACATCTCGAATGTCCATCAGCGCGAGGAGTTCCGCCATCACTCTATGATATCGTGTGCCTGCAAAGGCGTGATTTGTGGTTTCGGCATGAACAGCTACCGCTTGGCCGTCGAGGCTCTGAAGGCATGACGATAGACGAGTATATCCTGAAGCACATAGACCGGGAGCCAGAATATCTGTACAGGCTGTACCGTGCCACCAATATCTATATGTTGCACGGACGAATGGCCAGCGGACATCTGCAGGGACGACTGCTGAAGATGCTGGTGCAGATGATACGCCCGAAGAACATTCTGGAGGTGGGCACGTTCAGTGGCTACAGCGCCCTGTGCATGGCCGAAGGTCTGGAAGAAGGCGGCCGGCTCTACACCTTCGAGATCAACGACGAACAGGAAGACTTTACGCGGCCGTGGATTGAGAACTCGCCCGTAGCCGATAAGATAACATTTATCATTGGCGATGCCATCAGCCAAGCGCCGAAGTTGGGTGTCACCTTCGATATGGCTTTTATCGATGGCGACAAGCGCACGTATAAGGAGACCTACGAGATGGTGCTCTCTGTGTTGCGCCCCGGCGGTTTCATCTTGGCCGACAACACGCTGTGGGATGGACATGTGGTGGATCCTGCCTATCAGAAAGATTCGCAGACCCACGGCATTGAGACCTTCAACGACATGGTGGCACAAGACGACAGAGTGGAGAAAGTGATACTGCCCCTGCGCGACGGACTGACATTAATCAGAAAAAAATAAAACGCTTTTAAAGAGATAAATACTATGCAAGAAACAAGACAGAACAAGATAGCAAGACTGCTGCAGAAGGAACTGAGCCTGATTTTTCAGGAACAGACACGTGCCATGCACGGCGTAATGGTCAGCGTGACCCGCACCAAGGTGTCGCCAGACCTCAGCATCTGCACGGCATATCTCAGCATCTTCCCTTCAGACAAGGGTGAGGAGATACTGAAGAACGTAGAGAATAGCGCTTCACAGATTCGCTATTCGCTGGGACAGCGCGTGCGCCATCAGCTGCGCATCATCCCCGAGCTGCGCTTCTTCATCGACGACAGTCTGGATTATATTGAGCGTATCGATGAACTACTGAAAAAGTGAGACGTGAAGAATTGGCTGTTGTCGCATGAATTTTCCCTTTTACATAGCTAAGCGCTATATCTTTTCGAAGAAGTCAACCAACGTTATCAACCTCATCAGCGGCATCTCCGTGCTGGGGGTGGCTGTGGCTACGATGGCATTGATAGTCACGCTGAGCGTGTTCAACGGGTTCAGCGACCTGGTGGCAACCCTCTTTACGGCTTTCGACCCGCAGATAGAGATCACACCGACACAGGGTAAGACAGCGCCTGCCGACGATCCCGTGCTGACTGAGATTCGCCAACTGCCACAGATTGACGTGGCGACCGAGTGTGTAGAAGACCAAGCGCTGGCAGTCTATAACGGAAGACAGGCGATGGTGCAGATAAAAGGCGTGGATGACAACTTCGACCAACTGACGCACATCCGCGAGATATTGATGGGCGATGGCACCTTTGAACTGCATGCTGCCGACATACAGTATGGCATCATGGGCGTACGACTGGCCGACCAGTTGGGCACAGGCATCTACTTTGACCAACCGCTGAAAATATATGCGCCAAGACGCGAGGGGCAGTTGGACTTGAGCGATCCTGCCGATGGATTCGTGGAAGATGAGCTCTACTCGCCCAACTGCGTGTTTGAGGTGCTACAGGGAAAATATGACAGCCGCTATATCCTGACCAGTATTGGCTTTGCTCGTCGCATCTTCGACCAGCAAGGCATGATTTCATCGCTTGAGCTACGTCTGAAGCCCGGTAGCGATTTTGAGGAAACAAAGGCGGAAATAAAACGTATTGCGGGCGATAGCTATCAGGTATTAGACCGCTTTGAGCAGCAGGAAGACACATTTCGTATCATGAAGATAGAGA
Proteins encoded in this region:
- a CDS encoding site-specific tyrosine recombinase, translating into MKVDEMTKKIVIDYQRYLKLQRSVSPNTLDAYRRDLQKLLGYLQGEGISVVDVQLPHLQAFAAQLHDIGIGPRSQCRILSGVRAFYRFLVLDGYLDSDPTELLESPVLGEHLPEFLTPGEVDLLEDSIDLSKPEGHRNRAIIEVLFSCGLRVSELVNLRWSDLYEDERYLRIMGKGSKERLVPISERALHEIEDYLPWRNSLNIKPGEEDYVFLNRRGAHLTRTMILIMLKDQAAIAGIHKTISPHTLRHSFATAMLEGGADLRVIQALLGHESIGTTEIYTHISTQSLRREILEHHPRNLRHNNEVKT
- the aroQ gene encoding type II 3-dehydroquinate dehydratase, with the protein product MKIQIINGPNLNLLGKREPGIYGQQSFEDYLKELRTQYPDVQIDYYQSNIEGELINKMQEVGFTYDGIVLNAGAYTHTSIALQDCIRSLKSPVIEVHISNVHQREEFRHHSMISCACKGVICGFGMNSYRLAVEALKA
- a CDS encoding O-methyltransferase, which translates into the protein MTIDEYILKHIDREPEYLYRLYRATNIYMLHGRMASGHLQGRLLKMLVQMIRPKNILEVGTFSGYSALCMAEGLEEGGRLYTFEINDEQEDFTRPWIENSPVADKITFIIGDAISQAPKLGVTFDMAFIDGDKRTYKETYEMVLSVLRPGGFILADNTLWDGHVVDPAYQKDSQTHGIETFNDMVAQDDRVEKVILPLRDGLTLIRKK
- the rbfA gene encoding 30S ribosome-binding factor RbfA encodes the protein MQETRQNKIARLLQKELSLIFQEQTRAMHGVMVSVTRTKVSPDLSICTAYLSIFPSDKGEEILKNVENSASQIRYSLGQRVRHQLRIIPELRFFIDDSLDYIERIDELLKK
- a CDS encoding FtsX-like permease family protein produces the protein MNFPFYIAKRYIFSKKSTNVINLISGISVLGVAVATMALIVTLSVFNGFSDLVATLFTAFDPQIEITPTQGKTAPADDPVLTEIRQLPQIDVATECVEDQALAVYNGRQAMVQIKGVDDNFDQLTHIREILMGDGTFELHAADIQYGIMGVRLADQLGTGIYFDQPLKIYAPRREGQLDLSDPADGFVEDELYSPNCVFEVLQGKYDSRYILTSIGFARRIFDQQGMISSLELRLKPGSDFEETKAEIKRIAGDSYQVLDRFEQQEDTFRIMKIEKLIAYIFLTFILLVACFNIIGSLSMLIIDKKDDVQTLRNLGANDRQVSQIFLLEGCMISFFGAFIGVLVGLLLCVLQQQFGIIGLGSTQGSFIVDAYPVSVHPTDVILVFLTVIVVGFLSVWYPVHYFSRRLLK